The Chitinophaga pinensis DSM 2588 region CGCCGCCATGGAAGAACATGAATACCGGCAGTATGCCTTTCGCTCCTTCCGGACGAACGATATGTAATTTTATAGTCTGACCGTCTTGTGTAATTGTTTTTTCAGTAACTGTAATACCGGATATATCGACTTTTACGCTCTTCTGCGCACCTATCAGTACTTCGCGGGCATCTTTAGGAGACAATGTTTCCAAAGGTGCACCACCGCTGTTGTTTAGTGCATGCAGGAATGCTTTCGTGTGTCTGTCAATGTTAGGATCATTGTCCGGATTTACGTTCTGTGCGAAAGCGCTTGCACTTAATATACTGGCAACTGCGAGAGAGAGTATTTGCTTTTTCATTTGTGTGTTGTTGATTGTGATCATTTAATTTGATGACACAAAACTACGGCAGCAAATGAAGGCGATCAATGCACGAATGACGACAGTTATTGTACTTTTTCTCCTTCTGCGTATTTTTTTCTGAAGAGCAGGGGAGAACTCTCCGTCTGATTGGTAAATAAACGTACAAAGTACGCCGGATCTTCATATCCCAGCTTATAACCGATCTCTTTTACACTGAGATCAGTATGTATCAGCAGGCGTTTTGCTTCCAGGATGATCCTGTCTTTAATGATATCATTCGGACTTTTAGCACTGTACTTGGATATTTTCTTACTGAGCGCTTTGGGGGTAATGCTCAGCATATCTGCATAGTCGGCTACGTTGTGGTGTTTAATATAATGTGCTTCTACCAGCTGACTGAATTTCCGCAGGAACTCTACTTCCTGTGTGACGCTGTTGTCGGCCATGTCATGCGTTTTCTTCCACATACGGGTAGAGCGGATGATCAGCTGTTTCAGGAAAATCCTGATCATTTCTTCGGTACTGCTTTCCGAACTGACCGCCTCCATCTTTATTTCCTCCAATATGTGTCTGGTCTGCCGGGAAGCCTCTCCATCCAGGTACACAACCGGTACGTCATATACATTGTTATATAACAAACCATCACACGCCACCTCGGCATCATGTATCTGGATACAGTAGAAGTCACGGTTATAATATAATAGCGTACCCTTACCGGCACACTTGTACCATTGTCCGTCTTTAATAAAGAAAAGCGCGTCCTTTTCCAGTTTGTATTCCTTAAAATCCACCATCACTTCCGATCCCGCTTCCATAAAGAGTACTTTAATAAAAGAATTATACTCCTCGTAGAGGAGATCGTCTGCCGTATCGGCATCAAAATCTATATATCCGAATTTCTTGGAGAAGAACTGCTTCAATACATTTTCCATATAACAAATTTAATTAGGAATTAGGAATTAGGAATTACGAATTAGGAATTGGTTAGCCATAAGGCGTTATATAACGTACCTGGCTACTATATCTTCAATATCCTGATACGCTAATGGCTTAATACCCCGATATCTTGTTTCCTTATTGCTTGTTATACAGTCATTTGCCTATAATTCCTAATTCGTAATTCCTAATTCGTAATTCCTAATTCCTAATTTTTTTCTACCTTCGCTGCTTCGTAAACACAATTGCACAGCCCAACCCCTAATAGAAAGACCTAAAAGCCCAAAAACGGAAAGCTTTAAAAACCATATGCTAACCAACGAACAAGTATAATGAGAATCGCATCATCAGTATTGACTATGGCATTCGTATGCCTTGCAGGAATTGTTTTGGCACAAAGGGGACCTAAACCTCCAAAGATTATTTATCCGGAATTCGCTTTTGACTCCTTAACCGCCCGCGAACAGCTGAAAAGGGGGAAAGGGACCATCAAAGGTATTGCCTTTACAAAGCCTAAGAATAATTTTGGCGTTAAACCGCTACTGGCTGAACGCATTTATGCCACCAACACGAAAATTGTGTTGTTTCCCGTAACGCCTTATTTCGACGCGTGGCTCGCGCTGCGGAGGAAAAAAGAAGGTAAGCACACCTACGTATATATGTCGGATGAAGCCTTCCGCTTCCGCCTGGAAACGACGACAGACAGCTATGGCAACTTTACCTTTACCGAAATGAAACCGGGGAGGTACTTCCTGCAGGCCATTATAGGCTGGTCTACCAGTCATTCCAGGAACGTATATACAGGGAGTGGTTATAGCGGCTACGGTCGTACGGACTACTACACGCCTGAATACTACAGCGTTGGTCACTCTGACAGGGTAGAAGAGTTCGTGGAGATCAAGGAATCAGGTGAAGTCGTTTCGATTAAATTACATTAATAGCCGTTCACTACATGCATCTCTTTACACGGGAAGGGGATGCATGTATTTTCTACAGTATAGATCTGATGTGATAATCCTAAAAGTGATAAATTGCAAGGTGCCCTTTAACCGGCATGATTTTAAGAGCAATATCCATTATTAAACACAGATCGATTCGCCATGAAAATAGCCACGTATAATGTGAATGGTGTCAACGGACGTCTGCCTGTCCTGCTTCGCTGGCTGGAAGAGTCCGCACCCGATGTTGTCTGTTTACAGGAACTGAAAGCCCCGCAGGAGAAATTCCCGGAGCAGGCCATCAGAGATGCCGGTTATAACGCCATCTGGCATGGGCAGAAAAGCTGGAACGGTGTGGCCATCCTTGCCCGCAACCTCCAGATCGAAGAGATCCGCAGAGCCCTTCCCGGTGATCCTGAGGATGTACATAGCCGCTATATTGAAGCTGTGATCAATGGCGACTTTATATTGGGATGCCTTTATCTGCCCAACGGGAACCCCGCACCCGGACCTAAATTTGACTATAAACTGAATTGGTTCAAACGCCTGACCGCCCACGCCAAAGAACTGCTCGCACAGGATGTGCCTGTAATCCTGACGGGTGATTACAACGTTATGCCGACAGAACTGGATGTATATAAACCGGAACGCTGGGTAGATGATGCGCTGTTCAGACCGGAAACCAGGGCTGCATTTAAAGAACTGGTGGAGCTGGGCTGGACGGACGCGATCCGCAAACTTTACCCGGAAGAAAAGATCTATACCTTCTGGGACTATTTCCGGGACGCTTATGGCCGTAACGCGGGGCTCCGTATCGACCACTTCCTGCTTAGTCCGCATTTTGGCAAACGCCTGAAAGCTGCCGGTGTAGACCGCGATGTAAGGGGATGGGAGAAAACCAGCGATCATGCGCCGGTATGGATTGAAGTAAAAGGGAAATAGTTACTGTCGGACAGCCAGCATATGTATTTCCACTAAAGCCCCGTTCGGGTCTTTATAACCAACGACAAATTTGGATTGGTCCAATTGCATCACCTGCAATGCCAGTATTCCTTTTGTCTTATTGTCCGTAATAGTCAGCACTTTGGTAGTGGAGTCATATTGCCATACCCCCTGATCCTGTTTTCCCTGTTCGACTGACAATACGCGTTTGTCCTTGTAAAAGGTCATCCGGTTGTCGGCTTGTTGCTTTGAAGGAGGCTGTTTCTTGCCATTATCTCCGTAATAGGCTAATTTCCACTCCTTTGCGATCAGGTCGTTGAAGGACGCGGATGTTTTATCCTGGGCGTTTCCCTGGGATCTAATCCCTAATAATGAAGCGAAAAGCAGGAAAATGGTCTTTTTCATAGTTACATGATATCATCCTTCTTCTGCATATATCCTGCCAGACTCCGTCGGCAAAGAAGAATTAACATTGCGTACCGGGATTGGGTTTCCTACCTGAAATTCCTCGCTCC contains the following coding sequences:
- a CDS encoding AraC family transcriptional regulator — protein: MENVLKQFFSKKFGYIDFDADTADDLLYEEYNSFIKVLFMEAGSEVMVDFKEYKLEKDALFFIKDGQWYKCAGKGTLLYYNRDFYCIQIHDAEVACDGLLYNNVYDVPVVYLDGEASRQTRHILEEIKMEAVSSESSTEEMIRIFLKQLIIRSTRMWKKTHDMADNSVTQEVEFLRKFSQLVEAHYIKHHNVADYADMLSITPKALSKKISKYSAKSPNDIIKDRIILEAKRLLIHTDLSVKEIGYKLGYEDPAYFVRLFTNQTESSPLLFRKKYAEGEKVQ
- a CDS encoding carboxypeptidase-like regulatory domain-containing protein, which encodes MRIASSVLTMAFVCLAGIVLAQRGPKPPKIIYPEFAFDSLTAREQLKRGKGTIKGIAFTKPKNNFGVKPLLAERIYATNTKIVLFPVTPYFDAWLALRRKKEGKHTYVYMSDEAFRFRLETTTDSYGNFTFTEMKPGRYFLQAIIGWSTSHSRNVYTGSGYSGYGRTDYYTPEYYSVGHSDRVEEFVEIKESGEVVSIKLH
- the xth gene encoding exodeoxyribonuclease III, translated to MKIATYNVNGVNGRLPVLLRWLEESAPDVVCLQELKAPQEKFPEQAIRDAGYNAIWHGQKSWNGVAILARNLQIEEIRRALPGDPEDVHSRYIEAVINGDFILGCLYLPNGNPAPGPKFDYKLNWFKRLTAHAKELLAQDVPVILTGDYNVMPTELDVYKPERWVDDALFRPETRAAFKELVELGWTDAIRKLYPEEKIYTFWDYFRDAYGRNAGLRIDHFLLSPHFGKRLKAAGVDRDVRGWEKTSDHAPVWIEVKGK